From the Sebastes umbrosus isolate fSebUmb1 chromosome 2, fSebUmb1.pri, whole genome shotgun sequence genome, one window contains:
- the supv3l1 gene encoding ATP-dependent RNA helicase SUPV3L1, mitochondrial — MSVNRCVYLFSRLQRHMSSRTARLTAGSCHASSGSGLLHRQHPAGSVVSSRNVSSSNSSSPKPPDTSLFVPVSLRTDSSADGGVGLELTQPLDKSELLKVVNRFYKKKEMQKLAASHGLDARLFHQAFISFRKHVLEVTSLPADLHIILSDICSGAGHVDDIYPYFMRHSKQIFPMLDCMDDLRKISDLRVPANWYPEARAIQRKVIFHAGPTNSGKTYQAIQRYLAAKSGVYCGPLKLLAHEIFEKTNNAGVPCDLVTGEERTFMDPDGRAAGHVACTIEMCSVTTPYEVAVIDEVQMMRDPSRGWAWTRALLGLCAEEIHVCGEPAAINFIRELMYTTGEEVEVNTYERLTPFTILDQAVESLDNLSAGDCIVCFSKNDIYSISRQIEIRGLECAVIYGSLPPSTKLSQAKKFNDPDDPCNILVATDAIGMGLNLSIKRVIFNSLVKPNVNEKGEKQMETISTSQALQISGRAGRFSSKFKEGEVTTMHRDDLPVLKEILSHSVEPIETAGLHPTAEQIEMFAYHLPDATLSNLVDIFVSLSQVDGMYFVCNIDDFKFLADMIQHIPLNLRSRYVFCTAPINRKQPFVCTSFLKFARQFSRDEPLTFDWVCRHVNWPLSAPKNIKDLVHLEAVHDVLDLYLWLSYRFMDMFPDTASVRENQRELDDIIQQGVRNITRLIRATDPTVTDPLQTQQGSRRGLTSGNSGSASGNYLTNSRGQRGQRGSGEMMDSSLASRLVRDGLLTPDLLRQLQREWSKDHKQESTNQRALDTEHPNGNNNAGKRKKKKK, encoded by the exons ATGTCAGTAAACAGGTGTGTGTACCTGTTTTCTCGGCTTCAGCGCCACATGAGCAGCCGGACTGCTCGCCTCACCGCGGGCAGCTGTCATGCGTCCTCTGGCtctggtttgttacacagacaaCATCCGGCTGGTTCAGTGGTGTCCAGCAGGAATGTCTCATCCTCTAACAGCTCTTCTCCTAAACCCCCGGACACGTCTCTGTTTGTCCCCGTGTCTCTGAGGACAGACTCCTCTGCAGATGGAGGAGTGGGACTGGAGCTCACACAACCACTGGATAAAA GTGAACTTCTGAAAGTTGTGAACCGGTTTTATAAGAAGAAGGAGATGCAGAAGCTGGCGGCATCCCATGGCCTGGATG ctcGTCTGTTCCACCAGGCCTTCATTAGCTTCAGGAAGCATGTTCTGGAAGTGACATCACTCCCCGCCGATCTGCACATCATCCTCAGTGACatctgctctggagcag GTCATGTTGATGACATCTACCCGTACTTTATGCGTCATTCCAAGCAAATCTTTCCTATGCTGGACTGTATGGATGACCTGAGAAAGATCTCAGACCTCAGAGTCCCTGCTAATTG GTACCCTGAGGCTCGTGCCATCCAGAGGAAGGTGATCTTCCATGCTGGTCCCACTAACAGTGGTAAGACCTACCAAGCCATCCAGCGCTACCTGGCTGCTAAGTCTGGAGTCTACTGTGGCCCCCTGAAACTACTGGCCCACGAGATCTTTGAGAAGACCAACAATGCC GGTGTGCCATGTGACTTGGTtactggagaggagaggacctTCATGGACCCGGATGGTCGAGCAGCTGGTCATGTGGCCTGTACCATTGAAATGTGCAGTGTCACCACACCTT ATGAGGTGGCTGTAATCGATGAAGTTCAAATGATGAGAGATCCTTCCAGAGGCTGGGCCTGGACCAGAGCGCTGCTGG gTCTCTGTGCAGAGGAGATCCATGTATGCGGGGAACCTGCAGCCATAAACTTTATCAGAGAGCTGATGTACACCAccggagaggaggtggag gTCAACACTTACGAGCGTTTAACTCCATTCACAATCTTGGATCAGGCTGTGGAGTCATTAGACAACTTGAGTGCAGGAGATTGCATCGTCTGcttcagtaaaaatgacatcTACTCCATAAGCAGACAGATTGAGATCAGAGGACTTGAATGTGCTGTCATTTATGGGAGTTTACCCCCAA GCACCAAGCTGTCACAGGCCAAGAAGTTCAATGACCCTGATGACCCCTGCAACATACTGGTGGCTACAGATGCTATTGGCATGGGCCTTAACCT gagtATAAAACGTGTCATCTTCAACAGTCTGGTAAAGCCTAATGTTAATGAGAAAGGGGAGAAACAAATGGAGACCATCAGTACATCACAAGCTCTGCAGATATCTGGCCGTGCAGGGAG GTTCTCCTCCAAGTTTAAAGAGGGAGAAGTTACCACCATGCACAGAGATGATCTGCCTGTTCTGAAGGAAATACTCAGCCACTCCGTAGAGCCCATAGAG aCTGCAGGTCTCCATCCTACAGCAGAGCAGATAGAGATGTTTGCGTATCATCTACCTGACGCTACACTGTCAAACCTTGTT gACATATTTGTCAGCCTGTCTCAGGTGGACGGTATGTATTTTGTCTGCAACATTGACGACTTCAAGTTTCTGGCTGATATGATTCAGCATATCCCGCTCAACCTGAGGTCACGCTACGTCTTCTGCACTGCTCCCATCAACAGAAAACAACCTTTTGTATGCACCTCCTTCCTAAAG TTTGCCCGTCAGTTCAGTCGAGACGAGCCCCTGACATTTGACTGGGTCTGTCGTCATGTCAACTGGCCTCTGTCTGCTCCCAAAAACATTAAAGACCTGGTTCACCTGGAAGCTGTTCACGATGTGTTGGATCTGTACCTCTGGTTAAG CTACCGTTTCATGGACATGTTTCCAGACACAGCCTCCGTTCGGGAAAACCAGCGGGAACTTGATGATATCATTCAACAGGGCGTCCGAAATATCACCCGTCTCATCAGAGCCACCGACCCAACCGTCACGGACCCACTACAGACGCAGCAGGGCAGCAGGCGTGGACTGACAAGTGGGAATAGTGGAAGTGCCAGCGGTAATTATTTGACCAATAGTAGAGGTCAGAGAGGACAAAGAGGCTCAGGAGAGATGATGGACAGCTCTCTGGCCAGTCGCCTGGTGAGAGACGGGCTGTTGACTCCTGATTTGCTGCGGCAGCTGCAGAGGGAGTGGTCTAAAGATCATAAGCAGGAatccaccaatcagagagcacTCGATACAGAACATCCCAATGGCAACAACAACgcagggaaaagaaaaaagaagaagaaatga
- the vps26a gene encoding vacuolar protein sorting-associated protein 26A gives MTWSHDALLYYLLVQTDWLHGARLAVSSTVYTAEMSFLGGLFGPVCEIDVLLNDAENRKTAELKTEDGKVEKHYLFYDGESVSGKVNLNVKQGGKRLEHQGIRIEFVGQIELFSDKSNTHEFVDLVKELALPGELTQNRSYDFEFMQVEKPYESYTGANVRLRYFLRVTIVRRLSDLVKEYELIVHQLATYPDVNNSIKMEVGIEDCLHIEFEYNKSKYHLKDVIVGKIYFLLVRIKIQHMELQLIKKEITGIGPSTTTETETVAKYEIMDGAPVKGESIPIRLFLAGYDLTPTMRDVNKKFSVRYFLNLVLVDEEDRRYFKQQEIVLWRKAPEKIRKRNFHQRYESPEPRTQPVTAEQPEM, from the exons atgaCCTGGTCACATGACGCTCTCCTCTACTACCTCCTGGTTCAGACTGACTGGCTGCACGGAGCGaggctagctgttagctctaCTGTCTACACGGCCGAGATG AGTTTCCTAGGAGGTTTGTTTGGGCCGGTATGTGAGATCGACGTACTGCTGAACGatgcagagaacagaaagaCGGCCGAGTTGAAGACAGAAGATGGGAAAGTGGAGAAACACTACCTGTTCTACGACGGAGAGTCTGTGTCTGGCAAG GTGAATCTAAATGTGAAGCAGGGAGGAAAGCGACTGGAGCATCAGGGCATCCGCATCGAGTTTGTTGGACAGATAG AGCTGTTCTCTGATAAGAGCAACACCCATGAGTTTGTGGATCTGGTGAAAGAGTTGGCTCTACCCGGAGAACTCACCCAGAACAGGAGCTACGACTTTGAGTTCATGCAGGTGGAGAAGCCCTATGAGTCCTATACTGGAGCCAATGTCCGGCTAAg GTATTTCCTCAGGGTGACAATAGTTCGTCGTCTGTCTGACTTAGTGAAGGAATACGAGCTGATTGTCCACCAGTTAGCCACCTACCCAGACGTCAACAACTCGATCAAGATGGAGGTCGGCATAGAAGACTGCCTGCACATCGAGTTTGAATACAATAAATCCAA ATACCACCTTAAGGACGTGATTGTTGGGAAGATCTACTTCCTGCTGGTCAGGATCAAGATCCAACACATGGAGCTACAGCTCATCAAGAAGGAGATAACAGGCATAG GTCCCAGTACTACCACAGAGACCGAGACGGTTGCAAAGTATGAAATCATGGATGGAGCTCCAGTTAAAGGAGAATCAATCCCCATCAGACTGTTCCTGGCAG GGTATGACCTGACACCCACCATGAGGGATGTCAACAAGAAGTTCTCCGTACGCTACTTCCTTAATCTGGTGCTGGTGGATGAAGAGGACAGAAGATACTTTAAACAACAG GAGATTGTTTTGTGGCGAAAAGCTCCGGAGAAGATAAGGAAAAGAAACTTCCATCAGCGCTACGAGTCGCCCGAGCCCCGAACCCAGCCAGTTACTGCAGAGCAGCCGGAGATGTGA
- the srgn gene encoding serglycin isoform X3 — protein MKFILFLVFSCLALHNGKGAPTTAVYKFVRCNPDGDQANCVTQKGPEMAFTPDLPAKLPASTARYLEAEPEEGENPWEEDDVNAEAEPEGGESPWEEDDVELETEEEGKPMKSEEGESPVVTEEGSGSYEGSAATYMADWTLGETGSGESWAEKDEKPYKGVVIRDSSRPLVGESKPAEHELREDHLLQL, from the exons ATGAAGTTTATTCTGTTCTTGGTTTTCTCCTGCCTCGCCTTACATAATGGAAAGG GAGCTCCTACTACTGCTGTGTATAAGTTTGTGAGATGTAACCCCGATGGCGACCAGGCCAACTGTGTGACCCAAAAAGGTCCAGAAATGGCCTTTACTCCAGACCTACCGGCCAAACTGCCTGCTTCAACTGCACGCTATCT AGAGGCAGAGCCTGAGGAGGGTGAAAATCCATGGGAGGAGGATGACGTGAATGCTGAGGCAGAGCCTGAGGGCGGTGAGAGTCCATGGGAG GAGGATGACGTTGAGTtagagacggaggaggagggaaagccGATGAAGAGTGAAGAGGGCGAGTCACCTGTGGTGACTGAGGAGGGTTCTGGAAGTTATGAAGGCTCTGCAGCTACATACATGGCGGACTGGACCTTGGGTGAGACAGGCTCCGGCGAGTCCTGGGCAGAGAAGGACGAGAAGCCATACAAAG GTGTGGTCATAAGGGACTCAAGCAGGCCTCTGGTTGGTGAGTCAAAACCAGCAGAGCACGAGCTGAGAGAAGACCACCTCCTGCAGCTGTAG
- the srgn gene encoding serglycin isoform X1, with the protein MKFILFLVFSCLALHNGKGAPTTAVYKFVRCNPDGDQANCVTQKGPEMAFTPDLPAKLPASTARYLEAEPEEGENPWEEDDVNAEAEPEGGESPWEEDDVELEANPEGENPWEEDDVELETEEEGKPMKSEEGESPVVTEEGSGSYEGSAATYMADWTLGETGSGESWAEKDEKPYKGVVIRDSSRPLVGESKPAEHELREDHLLQL; encoded by the exons ATGAAGTTTATTCTGTTCTTGGTTTTCTCCTGCCTCGCCTTACATAATGGAAAGG GAGCTCCTACTACTGCTGTGTATAAGTTTGTGAGATGTAACCCCGATGGCGACCAGGCCAACTGTGTGACCCAAAAAGGTCCAGAAATGGCCTTTACTCCAGACCTACCGGCCAAACTGCCTGCTTCAACTGCACGCTATCT AGAGGCAGAGCCTGAGGAGGGTGAAAATCCATGGGAGGAGGATGACGTGAATGCTGAGGCAGAGCCTGAGGGCGGTGAGAGTCCATGGGAGGAGGATGACGTGGAGTTAGAGGCAAATCCTGAGGGTGAGAATCCATGGGAGGAGGATGACGTTGAGTtagagacggaggaggagggaaagccGATGAAGAGTGAAGAGGGCGAGTCACCTGTGGTGACTGAGGAGGGTTCTGGAAGTTATGAAGGCTCTGCAGCTACATACATGGCGGACTGGACCTTGGGTGAGACAGGCTCCGGCGAGTCCTGGGCAGAGAAGGACGAGAAGCCATACAAAG GTGTGGTCATAAGGGACTCAAGCAGGCCTCTGGTTGGTGAGTCAAAACCAGCAGAGCACGAGCTGAGAGAAGACCACCTCCTGCAGCTGTAG
- the srgn gene encoding serglycin isoform X2, which yields MKFILFLVFSCLALHNGKGAPTTAVYKFVRCNPDGDQANCVTQKGPEMAFTPDLPAKLPASTARYLEAEPEEGENPWEEDDVNAEAEPEGGESPWEEDDVELETEEEGKPMKSEEGESPVVTEEGSGSYEGSAATYMADWTLGETGSGESWAEKDEKPYKGVVIRDSSRPLVGESKPAEHELREDHLLQL from the exons ATGAAGTTTATTCTGTTCTTGGTTTTCTCCTGCCTCGCCTTACATAATGGAAAGG GAGCTCCTACTACTGCTGTGTATAAGTTTGTGAGATGTAACCCCGATGGCGACCAGGCCAACTGTGTGACCCAAAAAGGTCCAGAAATGGCCTTTACTCCAGACCTACCGGCCAAACTGCCTGCTTCAACTGCACGCTATCT AGAGGCAGAGCCTGAGGAGGGTGAAAATCCATGGGAGGAGGATGACGTGAATGCTGAGGCAGAGCCTGAGGGCGGTGAGAGTCCATGGGAGGAGGATGACGTGGAGTTAGAG acggaggaggagggaaagccGATGAAGAGTGAAGAGGGCGAGTCACCTGTGGTGACTGAGGAGGGTTCTGGAAGTTATGAAGGCTCTGCAGCTACATACATGGCGGACTGGACCTTGGGTGAGACAGGCTCCGGCGAGTCCTGGGCAGAGAAGGACGAGAAGCCATACAAAG GTGTGGTCATAAGGGACTCAAGCAGGCCTCTGGTTGGTGAGTCAAAACCAGCAGAGCACGAGCTGAGAGAAGACCACCTCCTGCAGCTGTAG